The genomic window CGTTAGTTTGATTAAACAAATCACTATAGTAAATAGGCGCGGTTTCTTGCTCAGATAAACGTACGTACGTACAGGTAAATTAATAGTAGGCCGTGGTTTTCTGTTGccttaacaaacaaacaaacaaacagagcaagtataatattactctgattagcaaacaacgcgcttattttggctataataaaacagagaaaaattggctggcacaataaacaaacgaacgaacgaTAATTACCGATTTTTTAGCCTAAATTGACGAACGTATTGTATTGTTCAACTTTGCGATTATGAATTGTGTTGGGTATTTAATTATTAACGTTCAACGCAGATCAGAAGTTTGAAGGCTGGGAAGTGCATTGTAttaacaagtatgatccagaaatgtgttCTTTTTGCGGCAGAATTTTCATACGCAGGGGCTGTTTTAGACTGACTGAGTAGAATATAGACGATAAAGGGGTAGAAAAAAGACCGTTTTCCGTcttaacaaaaacaatcaactagcggtaaggggaaagactacttccacaaactacagcaattgatttggtgatgatttgaaaaatggacagagaaacaaaaatgacaacGACGTTTTTGCTCtaatgaaacaaacaaacaaacaaacaacaacaactaatgtttatataaactatgtgtacacatttcaattcaactctttaccagaacgtgttttggtggccctgaaaagggccgatgACGATGGGGTGGTGGTGTGTGACATCCGGCGGCGGGGCGGGCGACACGTTTACTTCGAGCTGGTATACTTGGTAACGGCCTTGGTACCTTCCGATACGGCATGTTTCGCCAGCTCTCCCGGTAACAGCAAACGAACGGCGGTCTGTACCTCGCGGGAGGTGATCGTCGACCGTCGGTTGTAATGGGCCAGACGAGATGCTTCGTTAGCAATACGCTCGAAGATGTCGTTCACGAAGCTATTCATGATGCTCATCGCCTTCGACGAGACACCGGTGTCCGGATGGACCTGCTTCAGcaccttgtagatgtagatagcgtagctttccttgcgccgttgctttcgcttcttcttctctcctcctcctgcttttgtggcgatgttcttctgtgccttgccaccgccgccgccggattttttcacagcctttccgctggctttcggtgccatagtaacgacgtggttgtgctgctgttaacgctctcgatgcgaactgcgctgactgattggtagcaaaaatcactacatatcgcttatatacgatcgtgtagcgagacgaaggttcgtccttttttgtgtttagcgcgtttcgttcgttcgctactccgcccctttggcgaacgatgtgcaatgaAGCGAATGCATAACAAGGGATGCTGTGTGCGCGAGTGGCATCAGTGTTACTCGTATTGTCTACGTGACTACACACGAACGCGCACAGCGATAAACCTACAACAATGTCTGCACGCGGTAAAGGAGGAAAAGTGAAGGGAAAGCCAAAATCCCGCTCAGTTCGTGCCGGTCTCCAGTTCCCTGTTGGCCGAATTCACCGTCTGCTGAGGAAGGGAAATTATGCTGAACGTGTCGGTGCCGGAGCACCCGTCTACTTGGCAGCTGTGATGGAATATCTTGCCGCCGAAGTACTGGAGCTGGCAGGAAACGCTGCTCGCGATAACAAAAAGACCAGAATCATCCCCCGTCAtctgcagctggccattcgaaatgacgaagagctgaacaaactgctctccggtgTGACCATTGCTCAGGGTGGCGTGTTGCCTAACATACAGGCCGCACTGCTGCCGAAGAAGACTGAAAAGAGGGCCTCCGCAGCAACTTAAATCCCGCTCCTTTCTAGCCGTAAAAAccgcccttttcagggcgactattttcttctgataaaaagagttaatttgattttcactccgataatcatcaacgtacatttctgtgagcattgcacaagtttttttttttgcaatgctcgtCAGACGCTTAATAATAGTTTCCCTCATATCATGGCATTGACGATTTCACCCAATCTCTCAAAAGTTCACTCATCGATTTGGTGCTAAATCACAAATCGGCCGCGCAAGATTTCCCTCAATGGGTCTTGTTTTTCACACGCTACTACTGTCGATCGGTACGAGGTGGTGCTGCTGGCAAAAAATCCCCCATCGGCGTGCTGTCTAACAAACACACACAGCCACCCGCCTGAGCATTTTTGGAGGGAAACGGAAAATTTCTGCTAATAATTCTTAGTAAAATATGATTGgttgtggtcctgaaaaggaccgtttgttgctgTTTCGTTCTGGGGGGTGATGGGCACACAccaaatttaggcccgctccccacggatccggcgagccagttggatgtctttcggcatgatggtcactcgcttggcatggatagcgcacagattggtatcctcgaacaaaccaaccaggtaagcctcgctggcttcttgaagggccatgacggctgagctctggaagcgcagatcggttttgaagtcctgcgcgatctcacgaaccagacgctggaagggcagcttgcggattagtagctctgtcgacttctgatagcgacgaatttctcgcagcgcgacagttcctggtctgtagcgatggggcttcttaacgccacccgtagctggggcacttttacgggcagccttcgttgccaactgttTGCGGGGAGCTTTCCCTCCGGTGGACTTGCGGGCGGTCTGTTTCGTACGGGCCATGGCGCGAAAATTCTGCTCTACTACTGATACCACTGTGATGCTGTTCAAACGACGAATGATGACCAAAACAGaccgaccgattttttttatagtcgCGAATAAACACTACTATCGCCTGTCTCGCTCGTGTACGTGCCATGTGCCTTTTCGTTCCGTATACGGTTCGATTCGGCTACTATACTTCCCCCACCATTTCCATTCCGGAGCCAGTGTTGC from Topomyia yanbarensis strain Yona2022 unplaced genomic scaffold, ASM3024719v1 HiC_scaffold_6, whole genome shotgun sequence includes these protein-coding regions:
- the LOC131695842 gene encoding histone H2B-like — translated: MAPKASGKAVKKSGGGGGKAQKNIATKAGGGEKKKRKQRRKESYAIYIYKVLKQVHPDTGVSSKAMSIMNSFVNDIFERIANEASRLAHYNRRSTITSREVQTAVRLLLPGELAKHAVSEGTKAVTKYTSSK